A single region of the Arsenicicoccus dermatophilus genome encodes:
- the gyrA gene encoding DNA gyrase subunit A: MSEQPPSIVDRVEPVDLNAEMQRSYIEYAMSVIVSRALPDVRDGLKPVHRRIVYGMYDGGYRPDRGFNKCSRVVGDVMGHYHPHGDSAIYDALVRLVQPWSLRYPLIDGQGNFGSPGNDGAAAPRYTECRMKPLAMEMVRDIHEDTVDFKDNYDGKTQEPAVLPARFPNLLVNGSAGIAVGMATQIPPHNLREVADAVHWLLAHPEASREELLEASMQRIKGPDFPTGALIMGRKGIEEAQRTGRGSIVMRAVVNVEEIHGRTCLVVTELPYQVNPDALALKIAELAKEGRLQGIADIRDETSGRTGQRLVIVLKRDAVAKVVLNNLYKHTQLQQSFGANMLALVDGVPRTLPVSAFIRYWVDHQVEVIVRRTTYRLGEAEKRIHILRGLLKALDALDDVIALIRASRTVEVARDGLIDLLDIDEIQATAILDMQLRRLAALERQKIIEQHDELQRLIDDYRDILAKPERQRQIIGSELTEIVDKYGDDRRTEIVPFDGDMSMEDLIPQEDVVVTITRGGYAKRTVTREYRSQHRGGKGVRGATLRGDDIVEHFFTTTTHHWLLFFTNLGRVYRAKAYELPEGSRDAKGQHVANLMAFQPGERIAQVLAIQDYINAPYLLLATRRGLVKKSRLDDYDSNRSGGLIAINLRDGDELVGAALASAEDDLLLVSRKGQSVRFTASDDVLRPMGRSTSGVTGMKFRDGDELLAMNVVEQDTDPDVFVVFENGLAKRTLASEYPVKGRATLGVLVAKKSERGGDLVGALVVSPDDEVMLVMERGRIVRSRVDEVRYTGRNTQGVTFANPGKNDSIVAVARNAEREGDDDPENGEMTTASAGAITPGDHHDATTSGGDQAAQDVGQTEHEQAAPDPSVSDGAAVSAGIDAAASVDADDHSPQEDQ; this comes from the coding sequence ATGAGCGAGCAGCCCCCCTCCATCGTCGACCGGGTCGAGCCGGTCGACCTGAACGCCGAGATGCAGCGCAGCTACATCGAGTACGCCATGAGCGTCATCGTGAGCCGCGCGCTGCCGGACGTGCGGGACGGGCTCAAGCCGGTGCACCGGCGGATCGTCTACGGCATGTATGACGGGGGCTACCGCCCCGACCGCGGCTTCAACAAGTGCTCCCGCGTGGTGGGTGACGTCATGGGGCACTACCACCCGCACGGCGACTCGGCGATCTACGACGCCCTGGTGCGCCTGGTGCAGCCGTGGTCGCTGCGCTATCCCCTGATCGACGGGCAGGGCAACTTCGGGTCGCCGGGCAACGACGGGGCCGCCGCGCCGCGATACACCGAGTGCCGGATGAAGCCGCTGGCCATGGAGATGGTGCGCGACATCCACGAGGACACCGTCGACTTCAAGGACAACTACGACGGCAAGACCCAGGAGCCGGCGGTCCTGCCGGCGCGTTTCCCCAACCTGCTGGTCAACGGCTCGGCGGGCATCGCGGTCGGCATGGCCACCCAGATCCCGCCGCACAACCTGCGCGAGGTCGCGGACGCCGTGCACTGGCTGCTCGCCCACCCCGAGGCCTCCCGCGAGGAGCTGCTCGAGGCCTCGATGCAGCGGATCAAGGGCCCGGACTTCCCGACCGGCGCGCTCATCATGGGGCGCAAGGGGATCGAGGAGGCGCAGCGGACCGGGCGCGGCTCGATCGTCATGCGGGCGGTGGTCAACGTCGAGGAGATCCACGGCCGCACCTGCCTGGTCGTCACCGAGCTGCCCTACCAGGTCAACCCGGACGCCCTGGCCCTCAAGATCGCCGAGCTCGCCAAGGAGGGTCGCTTGCAGGGCATCGCGGACATCCGCGACGAGACCTCCGGGCGCACCGGCCAGCGCCTGGTGATCGTGCTGAAGCGCGACGCCGTCGCCAAGGTCGTCCTCAACAACCTCTACAAGCACACGCAGCTGCAGCAGTCCTTCGGCGCCAACATGCTGGCGCTGGTGGACGGGGTGCCGCGGACGCTGCCGGTGTCGGCGTTCATCCGCTACTGGGTCGACCACCAGGTCGAGGTCATCGTCCGCCGGACGACCTATCGCCTCGGCGAGGCCGAGAAGCGCATCCACATCCTGCGCGGCCTGCTCAAGGCGCTGGACGCCCTGGACGACGTCATCGCGCTCATCCGGGCCTCCCGCACCGTCGAGGTCGCCCGCGACGGGCTGATCGACCTGCTCGACATCGACGAGATCCAGGCGACGGCCATCCTCGACATGCAGCTGCGGCGGCTGGCCGCCCTGGAGCGGCAGAAGATCATCGAGCAGCACGACGAGCTGCAGCGCCTGATCGACGACTACCGCGACATCCTGGCCAAGCCGGAGCGCCAGCGGCAGATCATCGGCTCCGAGCTGACCGAGATCGTCGACAAGTACGGCGACGACCGGCGCACCGAGATCGTCCCCTTCGACGGCGACATGTCCATGGAGGACCTGATCCCCCAGGAGGACGTGGTCGTCACGATCACCCGCGGCGGCTACGCCAAGCGGACGGTCACCCGGGAGTACCGCTCGCAGCACCGCGGCGGCAAGGGCGTGCGCGGCGCGACCCTGCGCGGCGACGACATCGTCGAGCACTTCTTCACCACCACGACCCACCACTGGCTGCTCTTCTTCACCAACCTCGGGCGGGTCTACCGGGCCAAGGCCTACGAGCTGCCCGAGGGATCGCGTGACGCCAAGGGCCAGCACGTCGCCAACCTCATGGCCTTCCAGCCCGGGGAGCGCATCGCCCAGGTGCTCGCCATCCAGGACTACATCAACGCGCCCTACCTGCTCCTGGCCACCCGCCGGGGCCTGGTCAAGAAGTCCCGCCTGGACGACTACGACTCCAACCGCTCCGGCGGCCTGATCGCGATCAACCTGCGCGACGGCGACGAGCTCGTGGGCGCCGCTCTGGCGTCCGCGGAGGACGACCTGCTGCTCGTGTCCCGCAAGGGCCAGTCGGTGCGCTTCACGGCCTCCGACGACGTGCTGCGACCCATGGGACGGTCCACCTCCGGCGTGACGGGGATGAAGTTCCGCGACGGCGACGAGCTGCTCGCCATGAACGTCGTCGAGCAGGACACCGACCCGGACGTGTTCGTGGTCTTCGAGAACGGTCTGGCCAAGCGCACGCTGGCGTCGGAGTACCCCGTCAAGGGGCGGGCCACGCTGGGCGTCCTCGTGGCCAAGAAGTCCGAGCGTGGTGGCGACCTCGTGGGGGCGCTCGTGGTGTCCCCGGACGACGAGGTGATGCTCGTCATGGAGCGCGGCCGGATCGTGCGTTCTCGCGTCGACGAGGTGCGCTACACGGGTCGCAACACCCAGGGCGTGACCTTCGCCAACCCCGGCAAGAACGACAGCATCGTGGCGGTCGCCCGCAACGCCGAGCGGGAGGGTGACGACGACCCGGAGAACGGCGAGATGACTACGGCCAGTGCCGGCGCGATCACGCCTGGGGATCACCACGACGCCACGACGTCCGGCGGCGACCAGGCTGCCCAGGACGTAGGGCAGACTGAGCACGAACAGGCCGCCCCGGACCCCTCGGTGTCCGACGGGGCCGCTGTCAGCGCGGGCATCGACGCAGCGGCTAGCGTTGACGCCGACGACCACTCTCCGCAGGAGGACCAGTGA
- a CDS encoding DUF721 domain-containing protein, producing the protein MTDLPNDLGAADQERTPDDLLAEDLLDDPSGELVAELAEETFEDPDPRLAPDAAETAAAAALQRARSVAKAKGLRPGSRPRRKRRPAEIMLSGTGVDAAGRDPLLLGDTLAYLVAGRGWQSEVKVGSVIGRWSQVVGSEVAEHSEPLTFEDGILTVRASSTAWATQLRLMTSSILGRLTAEVGEGVVEDLRVVGPSAPRWSRGRRRSADGRGPRDTYG; encoded by the coding sequence ATGACGGACCTGCCGAACGACCTCGGCGCAGCCGACCAGGAGAGGACGCCCGACGACCTCCTCGCCGAGGACCTGCTCGACGATCCCTCCGGCGAGCTGGTCGCCGAGCTGGCGGAGGAGACCTTCGAGGACCCGGATCCACGGCTCGCCCCGGACGCCGCCGAGACCGCGGCCGCCGCGGCGCTGCAACGGGCCCGCTCGGTGGCCAAGGCCAAGGGGCTGCGTCCGGGATCCCGCCCGCGGCGCAAGCGACGACCCGCCGAGATCATGCTGAGCGGGACCGGCGTCGACGCCGCCGGCCGCGACCCGCTGCTCCTCGGGGACACCCTGGCCTACCTGGTCGCCGGCCGGGGCTGGCAGTCCGAGGTCAAGGTCGGGTCGGTGATCGGGAGGTGGTCGCAGGTCGTCGGGTCGGAGGTGGCCGAGCACAGCGAACCGCTGACCTTCGAGGACGGGATCCTCACGGTGCGCGCCTCGTCGACGGCCTGGGCGACGCAGCTGCGGCTCATGACCTCCTCGATCCTGGGCCGGCTCACGGCCGAGGTCGGCGAGGGGGTGGTGGAGGACCTGCGGGTCGTCGGGCCCAGCGCACCCCGCTGGAGCCGGGGTCGCCGTCGGTCCGCGGACGGGCGAGGGCCGCGGGACACCTACGGCTGA
- a CDS encoding PaaI family thioesterase → MANFMDTLGVTAGDPHETGRPGDDAGLRVTPTEAHANVNGGVHGGLLATMLDSAMGQAARDHLPDDKSAVTVSLTVTYLNGAKVGEELLASAEVRKEGGSLIMLEADVVRVEDDEPVAHGVATFSVIDAD, encoded by the coding sequence ATGGCGAACTTCATGGACACCCTCGGCGTGACCGCCGGCGATCCCCACGAGACCGGCCGACCGGGCGACGACGCCGGGCTGCGGGTCACCCCGACCGAGGCGCATGCCAACGTCAACGGCGGTGTCCACGGCGGGCTGCTGGCCACCATGCTCGACTCGGCGATGGGCCAGGCGGCCCGGGACCACCTGCCCGACGACAAGTCCGCGGTGACCGTCTCCCTCACGGTCACCTATCTCAACGGTGCCAAGGTCGGCGAGGAGCTGCTCGCGAGCGCGGAGGTCCGCAAGGAGGGCGGCTCGCTGATCATGCTCGAGGCGGACGTGGTGCGCGTCGAGGACGACGAGCCGGTCGCCCACGGCGTGGCGACCTTCTCGGTGATCGACGCCGACTGA
- a CDS encoding FUSC family protein codes for MSTPPLRRYAETLVRLDPSPPRRLVAAKAATAMGGPLVVGQLTGRLSLGLAAGLGAFAILYGPTTPGRFRARLLALVGLALVGSVALGTLTVGSPVLTLVLLCLVAVLAAFVCVSLKVGPPGSYFFVLVLGVANLAQSSGRPPLVAVGAAAAGALGSWLVGMSDLLVAPRAAEDRAVAAADRAVTTYAEAVGDERAQARAQASSALHRGWTAAGDGASPAHRALMGEVQSRYAAAVARDAAARVRAHLEEPHPWGSVDDATAEEEHVLGLDGAGGPDDRSLLADEGSTDEVDAEQLRDSSLGRPGAGYLLRQAASWPSEVLLVAARVGMATVVAGSLALLTHRGHAYWAVAFAALLLHQGGTREAQTVRALHRGLGTLVGLGAYLLLVRLAPQGWALVGVLVLLMLAVELLITRNYALAVVVITPLALTIGQAAAPGAPVVDTLVDRLTDTVIGIGCALAALWFTGRTGPELVLRGHARRVVVAVDRVLADLAAGGLERPEAVDHRRHLYFELLECDQVASRALSDAPAAVAAYRQMERSVSRLGYLVLGACWHPELRTAGASVDEARVSLRRVLAEPVTRPRAAADIKRDVQAVEAAVARLR; via the coding sequence ATGTCCACGCCTCCCCTGCGCCGGTATGCCGAGACCCTGGTGCGGCTCGACCCTTCCCCACCCCGCCGCCTGGTCGCCGCCAAGGCGGCGACCGCGATGGGCGGCCCCCTCGTCGTCGGGCAGCTGACCGGTCGGCTGTCGCTCGGCCTCGCGGCCGGGCTGGGCGCCTTCGCCATCCTCTACGGCCCGACGACGCCGGGGCGCTTCCGGGCCCGGCTGCTGGCGCTGGTCGGTCTCGCCCTGGTCGGGTCCGTGGCCCTGGGCACGCTCACCGTGGGCAGCCCGGTGCTGACCCTGGTGCTGCTGTGCCTGGTGGCGGTCCTGGCGGCCTTCGTCTGCGTGAGCCTCAAGGTCGGGCCGCCGGGCTCGTACTTCTTCGTCCTGGTCCTCGGCGTCGCCAACCTCGCGCAGAGCTCGGGGCGCCCGCCGCTGGTGGCGGTCGGGGCGGCGGCCGCCGGGGCGCTGGGATCCTGGCTGGTGGGCATGAGCGACCTGCTCGTGGCCCCGCGGGCGGCCGAGGACCGGGCGGTCGCGGCAGCCGACCGGGCGGTGACGACCTACGCGGAGGCGGTCGGCGACGAGCGAGCCCAGGCCCGCGCCCAGGCGTCGTCGGCCTTGCACCGCGGGTGGACCGCCGCCGGTGACGGGGCGAGCCCGGCCCACCGGGCGCTGATGGGCGAGGTGCAGTCCCGGTATGCCGCGGCAGTGGCCCGGGACGCCGCCGCCCGGGTCCGGGCCCACCTGGAGGAGCCGCACCCCTGGGGCTCGGTGGACGACGCGACGGCCGAGGAGGAGCACGTCCTGGGGCTGGACGGCGCCGGCGGACCGGACGACCGCTCGCTGCTGGCCGACGAGGGCAGCACCGACGAGGTCGACGCCGAGCAGCTGCGGGACAGCTCGCTGGGCCGCCCGGGTGCGGGCTACCTGCTGAGACAGGCTGCGAGCTGGCCCTCGGAGGTGCTGCTGGTGGCCGCCCGGGTCGGGATGGCCACCGTGGTCGCGGGGAGCCTGGCTCTGCTGACCCACCGCGGCCATGCCTACTGGGCGGTGGCCTTCGCGGCGCTGCTGCTGCACCAGGGCGGCACCCGGGAGGCGCAGACGGTGCGGGCCCTGCACCGCGGTCTCGGCACGCTGGTCGGTCTGGGGGCCTACCTGCTCCTCGTGCGACTCGCCCCGCAGGGGTGGGCCCTGGTCGGCGTGCTCGTCCTGCTCATGCTCGCCGTGGAGCTGCTGATCACCCGCAACTACGCCCTGGCCGTGGTCGTCATCACCCCGCTGGCACTCACCATCGGGCAGGCGGCCGCCCCCGGGGCCCCGGTCGTCGACACGCTCGTCGACCGGCTCACCGACACGGTGATCGGCATCGGCTGCGCCCTCGCGGCGCTGTGGTTCACCGGCCGGACGGGTCCGGAGCTGGTCCTGCGGGGGCACGCCCGACGGGTCGTGGTGGCCGTCGACCGGGTGCTGGCCGACCTGGCCGCGGGCGGGCTGGAGCGACCCGAGGCGGTCGACCACCGGCGCCACCTCTACTTCGAGCTGCTCGAGTGCGACCAGGTGGCGAGCAGGGCGCTGTCGGACGCGCCCGCCGCGGTGGCGGCCTACCGTCAGATGGAGCGGTCGGTGTCCCGCCTGGGCTATCTCGTCCTCGGGGCCTGCTGGCACCCCGAGCTGCGCACCGCCGGCGCGAGCGTCGACGAGGCGCGGGTGTCGCTGCGGCGGGTCCTCGCCGAGCCGGTGACCCGCCCGCGGGCCGCCGCCGACATCAAGCGGGACGTCCAGGCGGTGGAGGCGGCGGTGGCGCGCCTGCGCTGA
- the recF gene encoding DNA replication/repair protein RecF (All proteins in this family for which functions are known are DNA-binding proteins that assist the filamentation of RecA onto DNA for the initiation of recombination or recombinational repair.), protein MHLRHLSIGDFRSYHAAELPLAPGVTTLEGLNGQGKTNLVEAVGYLATLSSHRVAQDAPLVRHGAEQAVVRGVVVRDGRETLVELAITPGRANRAKLNRTPVSRTREVLGAVRSVLFAPEDLALVKGDPSERRRFLDDLLVQRQPRWAGVRGDYDKVVRQRNALLKSAAPVLRKGGGRRRSAYGQGQEPVEDALAGALHTLDVWDQHLAQVGASLLYARLRLVRDLGPYLSQAYDEVSAGQSDARITYRSSLHEEATARIADGEVPEPTELADLLTDSLLRVREQEIERGVTLVGPHRDDLLLQLGELPAKGYASHGESWSFALGLRLASFQLLRHDLGDDPVLVLDDVFAELDAGRRSRLAGMIADCEQVLITAAVGDDVPPELVEGARFHVKRGEVTAV, encoded by the coding sequence GTGCATCTCCGGCACCTGTCGATCGGTGACTTCCGCAGCTACCACGCCGCGGAGCTCCCGCTGGCGCCCGGTGTCACGACCCTCGAGGGTCTGAACGGCCAGGGCAAGACCAACCTGGTCGAGGCCGTCGGCTACCTCGCCACCCTGTCGTCCCACCGCGTCGCGCAGGACGCGCCGCTCGTGCGCCACGGCGCCGAGCAGGCCGTCGTGCGCGGCGTGGTGGTGCGCGACGGCCGCGAGACCCTCGTAGAGCTTGCCATCACCCCGGGCCGGGCCAACCGGGCCAAGCTCAACCGCACCCCGGTGTCGCGGACCCGGGAGGTGCTCGGCGCCGTGCGCTCGGTGCTCTTCGCCCCCGAGGACCTGGCCCTGGTCAAGGGTGACCCCTCCGAGCGGCGACGCTTCCTCGACGACCTCCTGGTGCAGCGGCAGCCCCGCTGGGCCGGGGTGCGCGGCGACTACGACAAGGTCGTGCGTCAGCGCAACGCCCTGCTCAAGTCGGCCGCGCCCGTCCTGCGCAAGGGTGGTGGTCGCCGCCGGTCGGCATACGGCCAGGGACAGGAGCCGGTCGAGGACGCCCTGGCGGGCGCGTTGCACACCCTGGACGTGTGGGACCAGCACCTCGCGCAGGTGGGGGCCAGCCTGCTGTATGCCCGGCTGCGGCTCGTCCGGGACCTGGGGCCCTACCTGTCCCAGGCGTACGACGAGGTGAGCGCCGGCCAGTCGGACGCGCGGATCACCTATCGCTCGTCCTTGCACGAGGAGGCCACGGCCCGGATCGCCGACGGGGAGGTGCCCGAGCCGACCGAGCTCGCCGACCTGCTGACCGACTCGCTCCTGCGGGTGCGGGAGCAGGAGATCGAGCGGGGCGTGACGCTGGTCGGTCCGCACCGCGACGACCTGCTGCTCCAGCTCGGCGAGCTCCCGGCCAAGGGCTATGCCTCGCACGGCGAGTCGTGGTCCTTCGCCCTCGGGCTGCGGCTGGCGAGCTTCCAGCTGCTGCGGCACGACCTCGGCGACGACCCGGTGCTCGTCCTGGACGACGTCTTCGCCGAGCTGGACGCGGGACGCCGCAGCCGGCTGGCCGGGATGATCGCCGACTGCGAGCAGGTCCTCATCACCGCTGCGGTCGGCGACGACGTGCCCCCGGAGCTGGTCGAGGGTGCTCGGTTTCACGTGAAACGGGGAGAGGTGACGGCGGTATGA
- the gyrB gene encoding DNA topoisomerase (ATP-hydrolyzing) subunit B — translation MKDVRSTVADDERPTGPEAVEQLAQELERKAPAVEGDYDASSIQVLEGLEAVRKRPGMYIGSTGERGLHHLVWEIVDNAVDEALAGFATRIDVTLLADGGVRVSDDGRGIPTGMNEQYQMSTVELVLTQLHAGGKFGGGGYKVSGGLHGVGSSVVNALSTRLLAEVHQLGHAFRMEFDHGVAVAPLAKEEESDRTGTTITFWASPEIFESTVYDYETIRARFQQTAFLNKGLTICLTDEREQAVAVAEGDLEAEEAGAATEGEAADTAEGVTEEVATDAKGKAKGRTVTYRYDNGLVDYVQHLNRSKRTEVVNDEIIDFELEDTAKALAVEVAMQWTTAYSESVHTYANNINTHEGGTHEEGFRAALTRLINDFARKQGLLKEKDDNLTGDDIREGLTAVVSVKLGEPQFEGQTKTKLGNSEVKGFVQSAMTDRLGDWLERHPGEGKEIVRKAVQASAARIAARKAREATRRKGLMESGGLPGKLKDCQSKDPSVSEVYIVEGDSAGGSATQGRNPMTQAILPIRGKILNVEKARIDKVLANQEVQALISGFGTGVGEDFDISRARYHKIVIMADADVDGMHIRTLLLTLLFRFMRPLIEAGYVYLAQPPLYRIKWTNREHEFAFSDRQRDEMVAAGQATGGRLPKDAPIQRYKGLGEMNYQELWETTMDPDHRVLLQVTLDDAAAADEIFSVLMGEDVESRRSFIQRNARDVRFLDA, via the coding sequence ATGAAAGATGTGAGGAGCACCGTGGCGGACGACGAGCGACCCACCGGCCCGGAGGCGGTCGAGCAGCTCGCGCAGGAGCTCGAGCGCAAGGCCCCGGCCGTCGAGGGTGACTACGACGCCAGCTCGATCCAGGTCCTGGAGGGCCTGGAGGCCGTGCGCAAGCGGCCTGGGATGTACATCGGGTCCACCGGCGAGCGCGGTCTGCACCACCTGGTGTGGGAGATCGTGGACAACGCCGTGGACGAGGCCCTGGCGGGCTTCGCCACCCGGATCGACGTGACGCTGCTGGCCGACGGCGGGGTCCGGGTCAGCGACGACGGACGTGGCATCCCGACCGGGATGAACGAGCAGTACCAGATGAGCACCGTGGAGCTGGTCCTCACCCAGCTGCACGCGGGCGGCAAGTTCGGCGGCGGCGGCTACAAGGTGTCCGGCGGGCTGCACGGCGTGGGCTCCTCGGTGGTCAACGCCCTGTCGACCCGCCTGCTCGCCGAGGTCCACCAGCTCGGCCACGCCTTCCGGATGGAGTTCGACCACGGTGTGGCCGTCGCCCCCCTCGCGAAGGAGGAGGAGTCGGACCGCACCGGCACCACCATCACCTTCTGGGCCTCCCCGGAGATCTTCGAGTCCACGGTCTACGACTACGAGACGATCCGGGCGCGCTTCCAGCAGACGGCCTTCCTCAACAAGGGGCTGACCATCTGCCTGACCGACGAGCGCGAGCAGGCTGTCGCCGTCGCCGAGGGGGACCTCGAGGCGGAGGAGGCCGGCGCGGCCACCGAGGGCGAGGCCGCCGACACCGCGGAGGGCGTGACCGAGGAGGTCGCCACCGACGCCAAGGGCAAGGCCAAGGGCCGCACCGTGACCTACCGCTACGACAACGGTCTGGTCGACTACGTCCAGCACCTCAACAGGTCCAAGCGGACCGAGGTCGTCAACGACGAGATCATCGACTTCGAGCTCGAGGACACCGCCAAGGCCCTCGCCGTCGAGGTCGCCATGCAGTGGACCACGGCCTACTCCGAGTCGGTCCACACCTATGCCAACAACATCAACACCCACGAGGGCGGCACCCACGAGGAGGGCTTCCGCGCGGCCCTGACCCGGCTGATCAACGACTTCGCCCGCAAGCAGGGACTGCTCAAGGAGAAGGACGACAACCTCACCGGCGACGACATCCGCGAGGGCCTGACCGCGGTCGTCTCGGTCAAGCTCGGCGAGCCGCAGTTCGAGGGCCAGACCAAGACCAAGCTCGGCAACTCCGAGGTCAAGGGCTTCGTGCAGAGCGCGATGACCGACCGCCTCGGCGACTGGCTGGAGCGGCACCCCGGCGAGGGCAAGGAGATCGTCCGCAAGGCGGTCCAGGCGTCCGCCGCCCGCATCGCCGCGCGCAAGGCCCGCGAGGCCACCCGCCGCAAGGGCCTGATGGAGTCCGGCGGCCTGCCCGGCAAGCTCAAGGACTGCCAGTCCAAGGACCCCTCGGTGTCCGAGGTCTACATCGTCGAGGGCGACTCGGCCGGCGGCTCCGCCACCCAGGGCCGCAACCCGATGACCCAGGCGATCCTGCCGATCCGCGGCAAGATCCTCAACGTCGAGAAGGCCCGCATCGACAAGGTCCTCGCCAACCAGGAGGTCCAGGCGCTGATCTCCGGCTTCGGCACCGGCGTCGGCGAGGACTTCGACATCTCCCGGGCGCGCTACCACAAGATCGTGATCATGGCGGACGCCGACGTCGACGGCATGCACATCCGCACCCTGCTGCTGACGCTGCTCTTCCGGTTCATGCGCCCGTTGATCGAGGCCGGCTACGTCTACCTCGCCCAGCCCCCGCTCTACCGCATCAAGTGGACCAACCGGGAGCACGAGTTCGCCTTCTCCGACCGCCAGCGCGACGAGATGGTCGCCGCCGGCCAGGCGACGGGCGGCCGGCTGCCCAAGGACGCGCCCATCCAGCGCTACAAGGGTCTGGGCGAGATGAACTACCAGGAGCTGTGGGAGACCACCATGGACCCCGACCACCGGGTCCTCCTGCAGGTCACGCTGGACGACGCGGCCGCGGCCGACGAGATCTTCTCCGTGCTGATGGGCGAGGACGTCGAGTCCCGCCGCTCGTTCATCCAGCGCAACGCCCGCGACGTGCGCTTCCTGGACGCCTGA
- the gnd gene encoding phosphogluconate dehydrogenase (NAD(+)-dependent, decarboxylating), with product MQLGLIGLGKMGGNMRDRLRAAGHEVIGYDFNPEISDATSLEDLVGRLQTPRTVWIMVPAGDPTRETIEKLSGLLAEGDLVIDGGNSKFTDDVVNAEHLAGKGIGYLDCGVSGGIWGKDNGYGLMVGGDEALVERAMPIFDALRPEGPRDEGFVHAGQVGAGHYAKMVHNGIEYGLMHAYAEGFELLQAKDIVEDVHGCFKAWTRGTVVRSWLLDLMVKALEETPDLEGISEFTTDSGEGRWTLEEAIELAVPMPVLAASLFARFQSRQENSPAMQAVAALRGQFGGHAVKMLEGTPLSDVHEGAREKQDDTGAKGSAQEQGSRSSGTGDLQQH from the coding sequence ATGCAGCTCGGACTCATCGGCCTCGGCAAGATGGGCGGCAACATGCGCGATCGCCTGCGCGCCGCCGGCCACGAGGTCATCGGTTACGACTTCAACCCCGAGATCAGCGACGCGACCTCCCTGGAGGACCTCGTCGGACGCCTCCAGACCCCCCGCACGGTGTGGATCATGGTCCCCGCCGGTGACCCCACCCGCGAGACGATCGAGAAGCTCTCCGGCCTGCTGGCCGAGGGTGACCTGGTCATCGACGGCGGCAACTCCAAGTTCACCGACGACGTCGTCAACGCCGAGCACCTGGCCGGCAAGGGCATCGGCTACCTCGACTGCGGCGTCTCCGGCGGCATCTGGGGCAAGGACAACGGCTACGGGCTCATGGTCGGCGGCGACGAGGCGCTGGTGGAGCGGGCGATGCCGATCTTCGACGCGCTGCGTCCCGAGGGGCCGCGCGACGAGGGCTTCGTCCATGCGGGCCAGGTCGGCGCAGGCCACTACGCCAAGATGGTCCACAACGGCATCGAGTACGGCCTGATGCACGCCTACGCCGAGGGCTTCGAGCTGCTCCAGGCCAAGGACATCGTCGAGGACGTCCACGGCTGCTTCAAGGCCTGGACCCGGGGCACCGTCGTCCGCTCCTGGCTGCTGGACCTGATGGTCAAGGCGTTGGAGGAGACGCCCGACCTCGAGGGCATCTCGGAGTTCACCACCGACTCCGGCGAGGGCCGCTGGACCCTGGAGGAGGCCATCGAGCTCGCCGTGCCGATGCCGGTGCTCGCTGCCTCGCTCTTCGCCCGCTTCCAGTCTCGCCAGGAGAACTCCCCCGCGATGCAGGCGGTCGCCGCCCTGCGCGGCCAGTTCGGCGGTCACGCGGTCAAGATGCTGGAGGGCACGCCGCTGTCCGACGTCCACGAGGGCGCGCGGGAGAAGCAGGACGACACCGGCGCCAAGGGCTCGGCCCAGGAGCAGGGCAGCCGCTCCTCCGGCACCGGGGACCTGCAGCAGCACTGA
- a CDS encoding DoxX family protein — MSDTTTAPAARRARRSARTMAGFLTGMGVLHLVKPEPFDSIIPAWVPGSARSWTYGSGVAELATAALLAVPRTRRVGGAVASALFVAVFPGNLEMARQWRDRPAHLQAISLGRLPLQALMVAQAEDIRRHA, encoded by the coding sequence ATGTCCGATACCACGACCGCTCCCGCCGCCCGCCGGGCCCGGCGATCCGCCCGCACCATGGCCGGCTTCCTCACCGGCATGGGCGTCCTCCACCTCGTCAAGCCGGAGCCCTTCGACTCGATCATCCCCGCGTGGGTGCCGGGCAGCGCGCGGTCCTGGACCTACGGCTCCGGCGTCGCCGAGCTCGCCACCGCGGCGCTCCTCGCCGTCCCCCGCACCAGACGCGTCGGCGGCGCCGTGGCCTCGGCACTGTTCGTGGCGGTCTTTCCCGGCAACCTGGAGATGGCCCGGCAGTGGCGGGACCGCCCCGCCCACCTGCAGGCGATCTCCCTCGGCCGGCTACCGCTCCAGGCCCTGATGGTGGCGCAGGCGGAGGACATTCGGCGCCACGCGTGA